The DNA segment CGCCTGGTCGCCTACGCTTCGGACGAGGTCGGCTTCGGGGCCCCCGTGGTGCTGATGACCTTCCTCGAGGGGCGCATCGAGCTCCGGCCTGCGGACATGCGGGCCTGGCTCGACGGCCTGGCCCGCGAGCTGGCCTCGATCCACCGGCGCCCCGCACCTGCCTTTCCCTGGCGCTACCGCACCTGGACGGACCCGGCCGCGCTCGCCCCGCCCGCGTGGACGGCGATCCCTCACACGTGGGAGCGGGCCATCGAGCTTGTGCTGGGGGCGGAGCCCGACGCCCCACCGGTCTTCCTCCACCGGGACTACCATTCCACGAACGTTCTGTGGCACGGGGATGCGGTGAGCGGAGTCGTCGACTGGATCAACGCCTGCCAGGGCCCAGCGGGGGTCGACGTCGCGCACTGCCGGACCAACCTGGCGCTGATGCACGGGCCCGACGTGGCCGAGCGGTTCCTCGCCGCCTACCTCGAGGTCGCGGAGGGGTTCGCCTACGACCCCTACTGGGACCTGGACTCCCTGCTCGGCATGGGCTTGCCGCAACCCGCCTTCTACTCGCCCTGGGGAACGTTCGGGCTGGGTCCCATACCGCCCGAGGTGCTGCGACGGCGGGCCGATGCGCACCTCACGCGGGTGATGGCTCCGCCCGCCTAGCGCCCGTCCCCACGGCCGCCGCATATCCCCGCAACACGTCACGAATCCGGTCCAGGACCAGCTCCTCCGGGTCGTTGCGCAGGACGCCCTCCCGCACCCGCTCGTACTGGCGCGGCAGGAACTGGCTCAGCAGGGGCAAGGGGATCCCCGCCTCGCGCAGGTTGCCAAGGAGGCGCTGGACGGCCTCCTGCACCGAAGGGACGGGCCAGTAGTAGCGACACCGGTCGGAGAGGCCGTACTTCCGCTTGAGACGGAGCTCGTGCTCGTCCCCGCTGTAGTAGGCGCTCCAGTGACGGGGATCGGCGAGCATCGCCTCTTCGAGGGCGGCTTCGACGTTGGAGCGCCGTGCTCGGCCGTCCGTCCCCAGCACTTCGGACTCCAGGGCGTTCAGGGCGAAGAGCGCTTCCCGCTTGGCGAAGGTGAGGGCCGGCCCCACCTTCAGGATGGCGATGCCGTCTTCCGCCATCTGGCGAAGCCGCCCCGGCGTCTGGTAGTCGGTGGAGTGCCCTTCGAAGGCCAGCCCCGGATGCTGCGTCAAGGCTCGGGTAAGGCTCGCCGCGGCGGCCCGATCGTAGGGGTGAACCTGCCACTCGCCGAAGTCCACCCCCGGCTGGACCACCACGGCGATCACCCGTCCCCAGGCGTCGTCCAGGCCCCGATCGTGAAAGGTCGCCCGCGTCAGCGCGACCGTCTCCTCGAACTCCTCCGGCGTGGTCACCTTGGGCCCCTGGCTCCCGGAGGTCTCGCCGCCGGGCGGAGGCACGTCGGAGCCGATGACGTAGAGCGGAGGCGCCGACGCCCCCTCCGCCTGGGACCGCTTCCTGAAGGCCGCCTCGGCCGCCTCGCAGAGCTGGGCGGTCCGTTCGGCCACCACCCGTTTCGAAAGCGCACCGCCTGCCCGTTCCTCCCCCAGGGGCATGCTGGCGTCCAGGTGAATCTTGGTGAAGCCGCAGGCCACGAAGGCCTCGACGAGGTCGCAGGCATGCCGCATGGCCTCTTCGGCCGCCAGCCGCTGCCATGGGTTGGGGCCGAGGTGATCGCCCCCGAGGATCAGCCGCTCGGGCGGGAGTCCCATCTCGCGGGCAAGTCCCAGCACGAACTCCACGAACGCCGGGGGCTCCATCCCCGTATACCCGCCGAACTG comes from the Limnochorda pilosa genome and includes:
- a CDS encoding phosphotransferase family protein; translated protein: MKGSTSSSLFLVRCPGGTESRRFVLRVLDNRAWLAQEPDLADHEAAALEEARRAGLRAPRLVAYASDEVGFGAPVVLMTFLEGRIELRPADMRAWLDGLARELASIHRRPAPAFPWRYRTWTDPAALAPPAWTAIPHTWERAIELVLGAEPDAPPVFLHRDYHSTNVLWHGDAVSGVVDWINACQGPAGVDVAHCRTNLALMHGPDVAERFLAAYLEVAEGFAYDPYWDLDSLLGMGLPQPAFYSPWGTFGLGPIPPEVLRRRADAHLTRVMAPPA
- a CDS encoding class II D-tagatose-bisphosphate aldolase non-catalytic subunit, which produces MRQVIWGQGTRDPRGIYSVCTADPLVLRAALKQAVEDGSPALIEATSNQVNQFGGYTGMEPPAFVEFVLGLAREMGLPPERLILGGDHLGPNPWQRLAAEEAMRHACDLVEAFVACGFTKIHLDASMPLGEERAGGALSKRVVAERTAQLCEAAEAAFRKRSQAEGASAPPLYVIGSDVPPPGGETSGSQGPKVTTPEEFEETVALTRATFHDRGLDDAWGRVIAVVVQPGVDFGEWQVHPYDRAAAASLTRALTQHPGLAFEGHSTDYQTPGRLRQMAEDGIAILKVGPALTFAKREALFALNALESEVLGTDGRARRSNVEAALEEAMLADPRHWSAYYSGDEHELRLKRKYGLSDRCRYYWPVPSVQEAVQRLLGNLREAGIPLPLLSQFLPRQYERVREGVLRNDPEELVLDRIRDVLRGYAAAVGTGARRAEPSPA